In Carassius carassius chromosome 14, fCarCar2.1, whole genome shotgun sequence, the genomic stretch GACAAAATAACTCGTCATACTGCTTTAAGGATTTTATGCAACTTCAAATGATCTAGCAAGTTTTTACAATGTACAATACATTATACAATATGTAATAAGTTCTTgtgtatatgttttttgttttgttttttcttcagaatcCATTAGCACTCGCTATATAGTACAAAAGATTATTGGAGAAGGAGGCTACGGCAGGGTGTATGAGGGAATCCGTATTTCCGATGGCAAAAAGGTAGATGAACATTTTGccaaatctgaaaaaaatttgAGGGAACCTAAAGATTTTAATCTTAAATACTCAATTCTTCATGGTTAGGTTAAGGTTAGGTGTTCAATATGCTCAACTGTGTTTTTTATCTTTTGCAGGTTGCCATCAAACGTATTCAAAAGACTTTACGGGATCATTATCTTCAAACTGTAAGCTGGCAAAACATAATATGTATTTAGTTGTTAAGTGCTGATTACTGTAGTTAATTCACTTGAACGTAACATTAAGCATGAATTCAACTTTGACTCTGTTTATTAAATCTACAAAGGTCCAAGCAATGTAAAGTACAGTACatctaaaaatttttacctaACTAACCTTATGTTGCATCTTTTCTGTAGACTCTGCATCCCAAACCTCTCATTACCGAAGTTGCACTGATGCTAACGATGAGGCAAGGACCAATAAGCCCCTACGTCATCCAACTATATGAGTGGTTTGAGCACCCTCAAGTATTTACTCTCGTGATGGAGAATCCGGATCCCTGCGAGAGTTTGTTGGACTTCATCAACAAGAATCCTAACATGAATGAGAAGACAGCACGCCTCATTATGTGTCAGGCGGTGCAAGCAGTACAGCACTGCATTGAGTGCGGTGTTTTTCATAACGATATTCATCCAGAGAATATCCTGTTGAGAAAACACACTTTGGAGCTCAAGTTGATAGACTTTGGCTGTGGTCATCTACTTAGTAGTAATGGCTATGATCGCAGTCAATATAGAGGTGAGCTGGCATTTTGTGTAACAGAGTGTGGAAACCAGTTTTTAGTGACTTACTACTGATCATATGATTCTTCTGAGAACTGCTGAATGCTGATCATGTCTTGCTTACAGGAATACAGGCTTACTTCCCACCTGAGCTCTTCATCTGTGGCAGATTCTACGCCGTCTCTACAAACGTCTGGGCTCTAGGAGTGTTATTGTATGAGATGGTGAACACATGTTCTCCATTTTGCAATATAACGGAAATCACGCAAGCCGAAATTAAGTTTGAAAACCCAGATTTATCCAAAGGTGAGAGAGTAGCActgacaacacacacatacagcttcTGCACAGAATTAACAAACATTGGTAGAGAGTGTCCTGTCTAAAACACAGACTTTAGTATTTACCAACTGATGTTAGAATTATGTGTTCAGAGATATGTTTCTAATAATTGTTAATTCCCTTAACCTTAAATTAACCACGTTCAGAAGCTTTTTTGTGCATGCTAACATTAGTGTCACATGGTCACGACTAACCAGCTCTCTCCTGAAAACAGAATGCCGTGATCTGATTGTCCAGTGTCTAAACCGTGATCCAACTGAACGGCTGACCTTCGAGCAGATCTTGCAGCATGACTGGTGTAAAACAGTGGATCTAGAAGAGTCAGAGGATTGAAACAGCATTGGTTTCAGAGATGAGCCAGTGTAACAGACAGAGTAGGAAACTACATCTGTGCTGTCACCTTCAATTCTGAATCATATATGATGTAGATTTAAAATATGATCAGTGAAGTGAGTTCACTTTAACAATCTTGTTACACTGTACTATATGACGACTAGAAAAAAGACCTAAGTGAAGACAGTCAGTGTGAAGAATCCTCTGGTTTTCTCTTTCCTAGGGTCGGACACACACCTTCCAGTAAAAAAGCACTATGAATTCACATGCTGAAGGAAATTGGAAACTCAAGCCCTCATGTGAGCCCAGAACTAAAGAATCAGAGAGCTTGGAGCACCCCTGAATTCAGAGCCGGTTCACATCCTTACAGTCCCATCTGAATCTGAGCATCGATAGTTTTAGTCATCAGAGCCATAAGTGCTTTGTTAAAAGCATAGCTTTAGCTTTGTTTTAAGAGCACAGTTTGGCTTTGTATTAAAAGCGTTTTAGCTTTGTTTAAAAAGTGTAGTTTTGCTGTTTTAAAAGGAATATATTATCAGGAAGCGATAAAAAAGggctttataaaaaattatatctaataaaaatataatatttaattaaaatgattaaaaaaatctgtCTTAACATTTTTACTAATGTTATTTGGTGgatttttttgctaaaaaataaaatacaaatatatggaccatttacacacacaacacacatgtATAAATGGATCAATTAATAATAAAGTAGCATCTACTGATTTATATGTAATGGTATGACTTTTTCGTCCTGTGTTATTGTATATTACTTAGATACAATTACaggttttgttaatattttgaatcagttttttatttttatattttccatttacaGTTATTTTAGTTGCCTTGGCCTGAAACAGCTCCAGTGTACTGTCCGCGGCACACTCGGTACTCCTATTGGTAACTTCGcgaaacacagaaaaaaattaaataaaagataaatgtgTCATATATCTTTGGAAATCTGAGATTCTTGCGATTTGaatgatacaaacattgacatgTACATTTTACGATACAATCAATACAGcagggggaagtcatggcctagtggttcgagagtttgactcctaaggttgtgggttcgagtctcgggccggcaataccatgactgaggtgccctagagcaaggcaccgaacccccaactgctccctgggcgccgcagcataaatggctgcccactgcccaCTGAGTATGGGTCACGTCACGTAAGTGTTTTCGTCAGACCATCAACAACCGGAAACATAACTACTGTGTTTTTCCTATCTATGTAGTAGGTTAGATTCATCTTTATTGGGATGtggagtggagttgctatatacagtattaagcagagtatgtacagaatataaataggaatgcaatgaaggattgtatgtacattatgaacagcagcaacatAAGAACAGTGGTGATAAATACAGTTGGTTGAGTGTACaatagtattgttaaacaatgtattccaTGCAAAATGTCAGTAGTGTACATACACTATAATGTATGTGTGCACTATGCTATACTTCTACACTAGAAGATCCCGTCATAaagtcaaattccttgtgtgtgtatacacacttGGTAATGAAGCTCTTCTGATTCTGtcatgtctgtatgtgtattttatGATTTGAAGTGTTCCTGCTAACTTCTGTTGTGtgtgctgctttatatatatagaaattaacttttcctAATTAACActcttaaaagggatagttcatccaaaaccaaaaattgtgtcattaagtATCCTCATGTCTTCACGTCGTGTTACTCTTGTGAATTTGCGTtgaagactgacatggaagaaattttggttgcactttattttacagtacgtgtactaacatgtacttattacagtgtatttatctaagtacgttctggtaatacaaggtaactacatggggtaggggtaggttcaggtttagtacctagttattacatagttattgtaattactataataagtacatagtatgtacatgaggaacaggactgtaaaataaagtgctaccgaatttttttaataatgttatttttgttttctttgtgcacaaaaagtattctcgttccttcataacattacagttgaatcaCTGTATAGTCCAAAAATAGTCCATCACAtggataaaaaatttttttactatCCCTATCCCCATTTTCGAACCATCCCTTTTGATCTATAATTGTTCAGTGGATTAGTGATGAAATTTGGACtgtttaactttttaataaaaaaaaaagtatgacacTCAAAAGTCTTGTCTTTATGAACTATGGAAAATATGAactatgtatttgtattattgatCATTATTTCTTTagtaaagaaatgaaataaatattacatcGAGTTTTTGTGtgataatataaaaagtaaagtCTTCCAACTGTAAACGATCTACCCTAACATTAGCACTGACCTCCTGATTTACCACTCATTTACAGTAACATACTGCTTTCTGCATACAATATGGAAAACTATGCCTTTTTTTTCTCAAGTAATTTGTATCTTCAAACCAAATGAGAAAATGGGAGATGATGCAGTCAGTCAGAAGAGTTCCCTGTTTGTGTGATAATGAAGTTAAAATAACTGGGAATTGTCCGTTCTGGTAAAAATCTCTAACAACATTATGCAAATCGCGTATCTTGAGTGATCTCCTAATGCATTAGAAGACCAAAAGAGAATTCATGCAAAGCAGTATAAAACATTTGAGAGAGATGACTGCAATGCAAAAAATGGCTTGTACCCTATTAATGCTCTGTACTCTTATGCAACTAAATCATCAGGGCAtttatcattttcaaagtttattATTCTCTGAGAGGGCACACAAAGTGGACAGTGTAATAGAGTATAATCTCTCATTTGGATGAAAGTACAGTACGGCCAAATACTCGACCGAACACTCTGGCCCACCACATTATTGAATACATTGCGCAACTTCTTACTTTGCATGCAAATACTCATCTCACTTTTAATATTGAATTGTCTGATCCAGCCAGTTTCTTTTAAACAAAGCAGTATAGTGGAAACATTTTAAGGAGGATACTGTTAAGGTATTGCCTACTCTGATTAATTGCCAATTCTTGCCTAACCTGATTTGAAACTTTTCACCCGTCCTTGTTTTGTCTCCTACCTTAACCTTAAATCACATCACATCAGTCATACCATACATGAGCCAACAGGCATAACAGAGTCTCAATTAAATTAATATCTCTGAAAATGAGGGGCTTGCTTTATTGAACCCTTACTTCCATCCAAAGTAATTTGCCTGACTGCTCCACTGGTGCTACAGCAGATAATGACAGAAAAGGCTGTCATAATTTTTTCAACGTTGTTTTGTTGTACTCTTCATCCAGATCCCTGTAAAAGGCACTTTTTTCTTGTTTCTGCTTCAATTACTttagaaatgaatgaaaacactattttaatttttaaatattttttaatttttttaatttaaactagacggaaaagatcatcctcttcacatgagcaaaaacatccTTGTCATAACAGCAGAggggaccggtatactacggtctatttaaactgaccagtgtaaccttttatatgtttggttgactgtactttattttaataatgaacagactgcgatgtaagtttgaaattagaatgcactttaaatgttctgtgtcatttataccaaacacaaatgttgctggttgctagtgtgtttgcagcactattatttttttatatatattttattttttatatttttcagtttaattgatttttatttataacattttatttattttatttaaatgtatatttaagtttacatttatgttccaacaaacttgaagaattctgcttgataaatgctataaaacttttttgtaaatgattgactttctgATTGACTTCGgtctcaataaatgatgataagtttagaaatgttgtgcatccacttattattagtgtgacattttagcatgcaattgaaggggaaaacttcaagatattggCCCTAAAAATCgacagcacatatcggccatcggctgaccctgaactctaaacatcggcatcggctatagaaaaacccatatcggtcgatctctagtatGCTTAATACAGTGTCATTCATGCAGAGCATTTATTTTacgctttattttatgtttttttttgtttatgcagTACATCACTGTATGTTTAAAGTATCAGTTTATGAACtggttttaatggaaaaataaaatccAAATGATTTATCCTCAGTTAAGACAActtgtcattttaaatgttaaactgaTATTGTTCATTGCACTTTAGTCTAATATGTCTAGTCTAGTTCAGAAAACTTAAATGATGTCTATTGCACTTGTTTTTTTAAGTCATGTCAACATTTTTCTTAGTTAAGGCAACTTCAGAATTTAAGTTCAGACAACTTAAATGATGTttattgtacttgtttttctaagttctgtcaactttattgtcagttAAGACAACTTCACAATTTAAGTTCACAAAACTTTTTAAGGCAGCACGAACGCTTACTTTTTTAagttgaaacaacaacaaaaatttttacagtgtagacatAAGAGCGTTGTTCTTTGGTGTAGGCACACTTTAACTGAATGCAAACTCATGATGTAAAAGGGATCTCCATGgaacaatgaaaaaaatactgTTGGACTGACCAAAATTCAGTAGTTAGAGATTTACAGCATTTATCCACATGGCAAAGCCAGTAATCAAGAATACTTCCAAGCCCTGCCGTATAGGTGTAAGCTTGATGTGAAATTTGTTCACCAGTGTGATACACTAGTATTATAGTATAACAGTAACAAGGGACCATATCCTAAATAGCGGAATTTGAAACTTTCTACAGTTTTCTATAGGAAACCACCTTCAATTTTTCAAACACCACACAAAAATGATTAAATTCATTAGCATTAATTAATGCAATAGAATGGAATTTATTAATCTCTTGGTCATGTTAATTTATGAAAATACTATTAATTGTTAATTAATGTTCATACATATTGCATTAACGAAcataaattatacatttgtatACAATTACGTAAAAATAGTATCTGTAAAAGTATTGTTGAATGTGAGCTAATgatatctactgtatatataattcattGATTATGTTAatgaatttaattgtatattaattgTTATCCATTGAAATTGAGTAAAAATGTACTGAGTAAAATAAATTTATacaggcacgcacacacacacacacacacgcacgcacgcactcacacacacacacacacacacacacacacacacacacacacacacacacatttaaaaaagttaacatcccCTGgttcttaatgcattgtgttactagattcaaacttttgaatggggtaatttttataaattcagttattatgTTGTATTGTGGagtatatgtaaacatattttatgtgaaatagcttattcaggacagtaataaataaagaataacatACAATTTTCATTATGCCTCTAATTTTGTTTCAATTACTAACATTTTGCATATTCTGCAAGGGGTACGTATAAGCATATGGGcagctgtgtgtgtttatatacatatatactgtcaAACTGCACGGTACATATAAACTGTATAACTGAACTGAACAAGAAAGCAGAATGAATCAGAATCAAAAAAGGTGCACCTTCACTGTGGATCAAACTCTTTTTGGTTGTTGGAAAGTCAAACATGAATTTGCTTTCACCTGTGCGATCTGAACACAGCAGTGAGGAAAGAACATTAACAGCTACAGTGAAAGAAATCCCATGAATCAAAGTAAAATGCTTTTGCTTCTGGCATCTCAAACTAGATGAAGCCAGTTTTAGTCTTTATACATTTCAAAGTCCCTTTGTCAAATACATAATTCTTTTGTTTTCCTTGTAGGATAACTTCAACACGTCTGTAGGATGGTAGGACAGCTATTTTCAATGGCCTTCAGGATGTCTGGGCAAAATCTAAAGAGCAGAATGACCTGAGAATGATATCGAAGAATTTCAGAGAAAATCTAAAGAAATGCTGAACAGCCCTCAAGGAGATGAAATACCTTGACCAGATGGCTTGAAATCTGTTCCAAGCAAAATCGAGGCAATCAGAAAATGCTCACTCTAGTGAGCAAAAAAGATGTGGTGAGATTTTGTTGGATGGCCCTTGCAAAGTTCATTCCAAACTTGTCACAACCAATTTTAAAAGTGATTCAACAGTtctaagaagaaataaaaaacaactcATTGTCTAAAATTACTTGGACTTCCCAAAACAAGTTTTCCTGTTAAAATGTAGGTCTTAAAATGTTGGCTGTGTGGCAGCTTCACAAACGGTTTCAGTTCTGAAAGTACAATTTAATGACAGTGTAATGGCTCAAGGCTGAAATGGAAGATTTGAGGACTGTGTGAAGAAGGGGTTTCAGACTCAGATTATCTGAGGGCATGAGCCAAGAGCTGTTTTCCATCGGGCCACACCGGAATATTAGCACTCTAGATTTTATTCTTTGAGAACTGCAGTGGATGAACATGTAGGCTTGTTTGTCATTGTCATTGTTCATCTTTAAATGAATGCTGCTATACTAGCCCCCCCAGAATTCATATAAATCTACAAATTCAGTTTATCAGGCACACGAATGCTGTGTCCTGCTCTTGTACGGAACAACAAGCTACAGTACAATAACTTTATATCAGGGGAATGTCTTTAAATTCTAATCAAGGAAAAGTCATACCTTCTattgtcttattttttattttatttttcaacttcAAAAGTTGCGCTTCAATCATTTTGAGTAAAAACTGACGAAAACTTGCTTCAGCTGTGCACAGCTTCTTACAGTACCAAGTTCTGATTGGGCAATTGCAATTAATACGTTTGCAATTGTGAATTATCAGTAgagtattttaacatttcatttgcatGATAAGTTTTACATAATAAACGTTATTATTCTAAAGGGGATGGTAAGAGGGGGATGGTGGTTTTACTGAGGGgatgctttttgtcttttttttttttgatccggGGGATGCCATCCCCCCGCATCCCCCTCAATTCGAGCCTTGCCTTCAGGTATTTTAATAAAAGGAATCACTCTAGCTTTATTGCTCAGCTTGGTTCTGGGTCTCAACAGCCTTCAAAAGCTTGTTCTCCATCATTGCACAGGACTACTCACGGATGAGACGTGCAGATTGTTCAAAGTTTAGTCAACCTTCACTGAATTTTATATAATCAATGACCtctgaaaaaatttaaaattagttattatatacatttaaatataattttcgtACTTTACAAATTAACAAAAAAGTT encodes the following:
- the LOC132157608 gene encoding serine/threonine-protein kinase pim-2-like, coding for MSSRLSSVCEESVESQLRLTQSVMEAPPVEKSSTVSEKHTSKRKKKIISSFFKKVRKAVKLPICSKNTVDCLPQLDPQFDNSTPRLEGWSDGALSSSDGCPEQSSFTLPGEVLVEPVRASACLNLKTASRLDDSTPNVISEDSTERLKLEASVTKKGTEERRERRGIHSFFKSVWKAMKKPFCCQNKVEPFVSPPELDDPELSPVPEPSDCVPTNESISTRYIVQKIIGEGGYGRVYEGIRISDGKKVAIKRIQKTLRDHYLQTTLHPKPLITEVALMLTMRQGPISPYVIQLYEWFEHPQVFTLVMENPDPCESLLDFINKNPNMNEKTARLIMCQAVQAVQHCIECGVFHNDIHPENILLRKHTLELKLIDFGCGHLLSSNGYDRSQYRGIQAYFPPELFICGRFYAVSTNVWALGVLLYEMVNTCSPFCNITEITQAEIKFENPDLSKECRDLIVQCLNRDPTERLTFEQILQHDWCKTVDLEESED